ACTGGTCGATGTCGATTTCAACAAACTGCAGCAATATCTGCAGGTCTCAGCAGAAAAACTGACAGCCAAAGGCATCGCTTCGGTCCAGTCCAGGGTGATAAACCTGTCGAGTCTCAATTCAGGCCTCACAACCCAAAATCTGCAGCCCGCTTTATGGCAGGCTTTTGCTGCGGTTTATGGCTTACAACCACAGCCGGTCGAATTGACCCCGGCAGACAAAGCAAATGTGCAGCGGCTCAGAGAAAAATATGCTTCCTGGGATTGGAATTATGGTCAACCGTTCCCTTTCGGCATCGAATGGGCAAACCGCTTCCCTTGGGGTGAAATACAAATCCAAGTTCAGGTCAATAACGGCTGTATCAGCGAAGCACATGTTTATACCGATGCAATGGCGGTCGATTTCGCCGCTGAATTGGCCGCTTCATTTACAGGCTGCCGTTTGCAAAAAGACGCACTGCAGAGGGCTTGCGCTGCGCTGCCGTTAGCGAATGATTTTACCGATGCCATGCGCGCGCAAATTCAGAGCTTATTTGAGAACCTATAGGGAGGAGAGGATAGATCGATGTCAGACCATTATCAATTAATGGTACTCGGCGCAGGTCCCGGCGGCTATGTGGCTGCCATCCGAGCGGCTCAATTAGGCCTGCACACCGCGTTGGTCGAAAAGGATTTGGTCGGCGGTACTTGCCTGAACCGAGGCTGCATTCCCACCAAAACGATCCTGCATAGTACTGAACTGCTCCGGGAACTGCGGGATGCGGAAAAGCTTGGCATTCATGCAGACAACCTGGCTTTTGACTTCACCGTTCTGCATCAACGCAAAAATGAAGTGGTCAGCCAGCTGCGTTCCGGTATTGAACAACTCGTCAAAGCCAATCTAATCGATTTGATCCGGGGTACCGCCACCATTCTTGCAGAAAATAAGGTGAGAGTCGGCGCGCAGGAATATACAACCGGGCATATTCTGATTGCTACCGGTTCAGAACCTGCCTTGCCGCCGATTCCCGGACTGAATCTGCCCAATGTCGTTACCAGCGATGATTTGCTTGGCAATCCCAAGGCGTTCTACCAACGTCTGATCATCATTGGAGGCGGGGTGATCGGTGTAGAATTTGCCGGTATTTTTGCTGCTCTAGACTGTCAGGTCTCAATTATTGAAATGATGGA
This genomic window from Negativicutes bacterium contains:
- a CDS encoding lipoate--protein ligase, whose amino-acid sequence is MLEALKYLTVPQTDPYHNLALEEHLLRTVPSDTVILYLWQNQNTVVIGRNQNAWRECNVSRLEQDGASLARRLSGGGAVFHDLGNLNFTFLAQKPCFDINKQLQVILLALKQWGLSAEISGRNDITIAGKKFSGNAFYQSQTGCYHHGTLLVDVDFNKLQQYLQVSAEKLTAKGIASVQSRVINLSSLNSGLTTQNLQPALWQAFAAVYGLQPQPVELTPADKANVQRLREKYASWDWNYGQPFPFGIEWANRFPWGEIQIQVQVNNGCISEAHVYTDAMAVDFAAELAASFTGCRLQKDALQRACAALPLANDFTDAMRAQIQSLFENL